A single region of the Streptomyces sp. NBC_01381 genome encodes:
- a CDS encoding transglycosylase domain-containing protein has product MGRAEERQARQRGARRAARPSPAGGGKPKRSGIRRFFTLKKILGTFFGLCLLAMLGFVVLYMVVDIPEGNAAAKLQSNVYKYKDGEVLARTGELNREVVDLEKVPKEVQKTFVAAENKSFYKDTGVDFKGTARGLINTVSGKGKQGGSTITQQYVKNYYLTQDQTVTRKLKELVISLKVDRETSKEDILAGYINTSYYGRGAYGIQAAAQAYYGVDAEKLNVSQGAYLAALLQAPSQYDWTSATPASKKLVKERWNYVLDNMVEENWLPASKREGLTFDVPQKPQAAPGLEGQTGYLVKEAKAEVMRAGHLSEEQFDAGGYTITLNIDKKKQKLLEKAVDKKLNDQLDPDKRKADARVQAGAASVDPKTGKVLAMYGGEDYVKHYTNNATRRDYQPASTFKPLILAAALENGSETQSDQPITANTVYDGTSERPVKGSDVAFAPPNEDDKSYGPVTVQKAMNKSINSVFAQMGVDVGMEDVLETAGRLGMDVEDLPAVPAQTLGTMGASPLEMAGVYATLDNHGKKVTPAIVASVEHKDRTIELPDPIGDEVVDRGTADSLTSVLTGVVDDGTGSAVRSPVQDVAGKTGTSDDNKSAWFTGYTPKLVTSVGLFGEGAAGTAEESKQVSMRGAGGLPRVDGGSFPAQIWAAYTFDAMGSPSEFDLDTSMGAAIAPPPDPTTQAPREPTQEPEEPKDPTTKPPKETPSSEPPTEDPTTEPPTDPPTIEPPTDEPEEPDPSDSIEIPENPNGRPNKD; this is encoded by the coding sequence ATGGGCCGAGCGGAAGAGCGACAAGCGCGGCAGCGCGGCGCGCGCCGGGCAGCGCGCCCGAGCCCAGCCGGCGGCGGCAAACCCAAGCGCAGCGGCATACGGCGCTTCTTCACGCTGAAGAAGATCCTCGGCACGTTCTTCGGGCTCTGCCTGCTCGCCATGCTCGGTTTCGTCGTCCTCTACATGGTGGTCGACATACCCGAGGGCAACGCGGCGGCCAAGCTGCAGAGCAACGTCTACAAGTACAAGGACGGCGAGGTCCTCGCCAGGACCGGCGAGTTGAACCGCGAGGTCGTCGACCTGGAGAAGGTGCCCAAGGAAGTCCAGAAGACGTTCGTCGCCGCCGAGAACAAGTCCTTCTACAAGGACACGGGCGTCGACTTCAAGGGCACCGCCCGCGGCCTGATCAACACCGTCAGCGGCAAGGGCAAGCAGGGCGGCTCGACGATCACCCAGCAGTACGTCAAGAACTACTACCTGACGCAGGACCAGACGGTGACCCGCAAGCTCAAGGAGCTGGTCATCTCGCTGAAGGTGGACCGCGAGACGAGCAAGGAAGACATTCTCGCCGGGTACATCAACACCAGCTACTACGGCCGCGGCGCCTACGGCATCCAGGCCGCCGCCCAGGCGTACTACGGCGTCGACGCCGAGAAGCTGAACGTCTCACAGGGCGCCTATCTGGCGGCACTGCTCCAGGCGCCGAGCCAGTACGACTGGACGTCCGCGACGCCCGCGAGCAAGAAGCTCGTCAAGGAGCGCTGGAACTACGTACTCGACAACATGGTCGAGGAGAACTGGCTGCCCGCGAGCAAGCGCGAGGGCCTGACGTTCGACGTGCCGCAGAAGCCGCAGGCCGCGCCCGGCCTCGAGGGCCAGACCGGCTACCTGGTCAAGGAGGCCAAGGCCGAGGTCATGCGGGCCGGGCACCTCAGCGAGGAGCAGTTCGACGCGGGCGGCTACACGATCACGCTCAACATCGACAAGAAGAAGCAGAAGCTGCTCGAGAAGGCCGTCGACAAGAAGCTGAACGACCAGCTGGACCCGGACAAGCGCAAGGCGGACGCCCGGGTGCAGGCGGGCGCGGCCTCCGTCGACCCCAAGACGGGCAAGGTCCTCGCCATGTACGGCGGCGAGGACTATGTGAAGCACTACACGAACAACGCGACCCGGCGTGACTACCAGCCGGCGTCCACGTTCAAGCCGCTGATCCTCGCCGCGGCCCTGGAGAACGGCAGCGAGACGCAGTCCGACCAGCCGATCACCGCGAACACGGTCTACGACGGCACCAGCGAGCGCCCGGTCAAGGGCAGCGACGTCGCCTTCGCGCCGCCGAACGAGGACGACAAGAGCTATGGCCCCGTCACCGTCCAGAAGGCGATGAACAAGTCCATCAACTCCGTCTTCGCGCAGATGGGCGTGGACGTCGGCATGGAAGACGTACTGGAGACGGCCGGCAGGCTCGGCATGGACGTCGAGGACCTGCCCGCCGTGCCCGCGCAGACCCTGGGCACGATGGGCGCGAGCCCGCTGGAGATGGCGGGCGTGTACGCGACGCTCGACAACCACGGCAAGAAGGTCACCCCGGCGATCGTGGCGTCGGTCGAGCACAAGGACCGCACGATCGAGCTGCCGGACCCGATCGGCGATGAGGTCGTCGACCGCGGCACCGCCGACTCGCTGACCTCGGTCCTGACCGGTGTGGTCGACGACGGTACGGGCAGCGCGGTGCGCAGCCCCGTGCAGGACGTGGCGGGCAAGACCGGTACGTCCGACGACAACAAGTCGGCCTGGTTCACCGGCTACACGCCGAAGCTGGTCACCTCCGTGGGCCTGTTCGGCGAGGGCGCCGCGGGCACGGCCGAGGAGAGCAAGCAGGTCTCCATGCGGGGCGCGGGCGGTCTGCCGCGCGTCGACGGCGGCAGCTTCCCGGCCCAGATCTGGGCGGCGTACACCTTCGACGCGATGGGTTCGCCCAGCGAGTTCGACCTGGACACGTCCATGGGCGCGGCGATCGCACCGCCGCCGGACCCGACGACGCAGGCCCCGCGGGAGCCGACTCAGGAGCCTGAGGAGCCCAAGGACCCGACGACGAAGCCGCCGAAGGAGACCCCGTCCAGCGAGCCGCCGACGGAGGATCCGACCACCGAGCCGCCCACGGACCCGCCGACGATCGAACCGCCCACGGACGAGCCGGAGGAGCCGGACCCGTCCGACTCCATCGAAATCCCGGAGAACCCGAACGGCCGACCGAACAAGGACTGA